The Prochlorococcus marinus XMU1411 nucleotide sequence TGCGGAAGAATTGTCTGATAAATCAACATTATCAATTTTACGAAAAGGCTTAAAAGATATGTCTCCTGAAGTGGTTAAACTTTCAGCTTTATTAATAAGAAAATTCAAGTAAAAATTTAATTTTGATTGGCACTACTTATTGACCTTATTCTATAAATTGGACGACTTTGACTTTCATGATATGTTCTAATTAAAAGTTCGCTCAATAATCCAAAGCTAAATAATTGAACCCCAGCAATTCCCAATATTAATGCAAACATTAACAACGGACGATTTCCAATATCCTCACCCATTATTTTTAAAACTATCAAATAGGAACTCATTGCAAGGCTAATCAAAATACTTATGATTCCAACAAAACCAAATCCATACATCGGTCTTGTTAAAAATTTAGTCATAAACCAAACAGTTAGTAAATCCATTAACACTCTAAAAGTTCTATCTATTCCATATTTGCTAGATCCATATTGCCTGCTTCTATGATTGACTTTAATTTCTTTGATTCTTGCACCTTCAATATTTGCTAAGACAGGCAAAAACCTGTGAAGTTCTCCATACAATTTAATATCATCAATTATTTCTTTTTTAAAAGCTTTTAATGAACATCCATAGTCATGCAACTTCAAGCCTGTTACGCGAGCTATTAATTTATTCGCTATTTTTGATGGTATCTTTCTATTAATTAATTTATCTTTTCTATCAAACCTCCATCCACAAATCAAATCGTAGCCATTATTAATTTCAGAAATTAATATCGGAATATCATTTGGATCATTCTGTAAATCACCATCCAAAGTAATGACAATATCGCCTTTAGAGTTATCAAAGCCAGCTGACATTGCTGCAGTTTGCCCATAATTTTTGCGAAGGGAAATTACTGACAATTCTTTAATTTTGAGAGTTAATTGTTTTAATATTTGTTGAGTATTGTCTTTAGAACCATCATTTACAACAATCAATTCAAAATTAAATTTATTTAATGACATTACATTTATAACTTCATCCAATAAAAAACCAATACTCTCACTTTCATTGAAAACGGGGATGATAATAGAAATTAATTGTTTTATACCTGACATTTATATTTGATATATGTATATATAATTTTAACTTAATTTACATCATTAAAATTAAACAAAAAAAAATCACCACAGATGTGGTGATTTGAATTATTCAAAGGAAAATTTAGCCAAATTTACCAGAAGTTGATGCAAT carries:
- a CDS encoding glycosyltransferase family 2 protein, producing MSGIKQLISIIIPVFNESESIGFLLDEVINVMSLNKFNFELIVVNDGSKDNTQQILKQLTLKIKELSVISLRKNYGQTAAMSAGFDNSKGDIVITLDGDLQNDPNDIPILISEINNGYDLICGWRFDRKDKLINRKIPSKIANKLIARVTGLKLHDYGCSLKAFKKEIIDDIKLYGELHRFLPVLANIEGARIKEIKVNHRSRQYGSSKYGIDRTFRVLMDLLTVWFMTKFLTRPMYGFGFVGIISILISLAMSSYLIVLKIMGEDIGNRPLLMFALILGIAGVQLFSFGLLSELLIRTYHESQSRPIYRIRSISSANQN